Within Candidatus Rubrimentiphilum sp., the genomic segment CTGCTCGCCGCTGCGGAAGACAAACCGGATCTCATCATCGCCTGCGGTCCGTCGCCCATGCTGCGCGCCACTGCGTTTGTTGCATCGGAGCTCGGCGTGCGTGCGCAGCTTTCGCTGGAAGAGACATTCGCGTGCGGAGTCGGCGGCTGTTGGGGCTGCGTCGTTCCATTGGATCGCAAGAGTTCACAAGCGCCGAGATTTCCCGCGCCGGCGAACGGCGGCGACTTCGTTTACGCGCGCGTCTGCAAGGAAGGCCCAGTCTTCTGGGCCCACGAGCTGAGATGGTAGCGCTCGCCCTTTACCGACGCTCGCTTTTTGCATGGTTAATCGCTCGGCCGGCAAAGGGCTCGCAAGACATTAACGATATCGAGACGTGGCTTCCGTACGCGGCACATGCCGCCCGAACGATTAACCTGCGAACAAGTGAGGGTGGCATGTGCCGCGTCGGGAAGCCGCTATGAGCCGCGGCTCCGTCGATCTATCGGTAACGATTGGCTCATTGCAGCTGCCGTATCCGACGCTCATGGCGAGCGGGTGCTATGGATCGGGCGAGGAGTTCGAACCGTTTGTGGACCTCGCGCAGATCGGCGCGGTCGTTTTGAAGAGCGTTACGCGGGCGCCGCGGCTGGGCAACCCGATGCCGCGGCTGGTGGCGACTCCGGCCGGCATGCTCAATGCGATCGGACTACAGAATCCGGGCATCGACTGGTATCTCGAGCACGAGGTGGCCAAGTTCGCGAAGCGGCCGTCCGCGGTGATCGGCAGCGTGGCGGCGTTTTCGGTGGACGATTACGCCTACGTCACCGAACGGCTGGCGGCGCGCGACGAAATCGCGGCGATCGAACTCAACATTTCGTGTCCCAACGTCGCTTCGGAGGGCGAAACATTCGCCTGCGATCCGGATCTGACGGCCAAGGTCGTACGCGCGGTGCGAGGCGTTACCGGGAAGACGCTGATCGTCAAACTCTCGCCAAACGTCACCGACCTGGCGGCCATCGCCGCCTCGGCGGAGGCCGCGGGCGCCGACGCGTTGGCGGTCATCAACACCTTGCGTGGAATGTCCATCGACGTGAACGCTTGGAAGCCGCGTCTCGGAAACGTTACCGGGGGGCTCTCGGGGCCGGCTATCCGGCCCGTCGCCGTGCTGGCAGTCTACGAGGCCGCGCGCGCGGTTGCGATTCCGATTATCGGGCAGGGCGGAATCGAAACCATCAGCGACGCGCTCGAATTCTTTCTCGCGGGCGCGAGCGCGATCGCAATCGGTACGGCGAACTTCACCGATCCGCGCATTCCGGTCCGGATCGTGGACGAGCTGCGAGACTATCTGACTGCTCGCGGGCACAGTTCGTTGAGCGAGATCGTCGGTAAGGCGAACGTCGGGTTTGCGACGCCGTTTCAATATGAAGGCGGCGAAGGATAATGGCGCAACTCGTGGTGGCCTTGGACGTCCCGACCGCCGGCCACGCCGAGCGCCTTATAGACGAACTGTACGAACTCGACGTGCTTTTCAAAGTCGGACTCGAGGCGCTCTACGGATACGGCGACCGCATCTTCGCGCACATGGCGGCGCGCGACGTCCGGCACTTCATCGATGCAAAACTGCACGACATACCGCGCACGGCCGGTGCCGCCGCGCGGCAGCTGGTGCGCCCGGGCACGCACATCATCAACGTGCACGCGATCGGTGGAAACGACATGATGCGCGCGGTCGTCGACGCAGCGGGTGAACGCGCGGACGAACTCGGCATAACTGAGCCGCACGTTTTTGCCGTCACCATGCTCACGAGCATCGGCGCGGAAGATCTCAACGAATTGGGGTTTCATGGCGGAATAGGCGAGAACACCATGCGCCTCTCCGCACTCGCACGTGACGCGGGATGCAGCGGCGTGGTCTGCAGCGCGCACGAAGTGCGCGACCTCAAACGCTATTTCGGCGAGGATTTTCTGACGCTCACTCCCGGAATTCGTCCCGGCGGCGCCGTGCACGGCGATCAGAAGCGCGTGACCACGCCGGCCGAAGCGGTCGCCGCTGGCGCCGATTATCTGGTGGTTGGCCGGCCGATTACCGAAGCGTCCGAGCCGCTCGAGGCCGCCAAAGCCATCCTCGAAGAGATGCGTTGACGCTGGACCTGGAGCGCGAGCTTCGCGAACGCGGCGCGCTGCTCGACGGTCATTTCCGTCTGAGTTCGGGGCGTCACAGCAATCGCTTCATTCAGAAGTTTCGCATTCTGGAAGATCCCCGGCTGGTCGAACCGTTGGCGCGACGCATTGCCGATGCGTTTGCCGCAACGCGTCCGACCGTCGTGCTGAGCGCCGCGGTCGGCGGAATCATCTTGGGTTACGAAGTTGCGCGCGCACTTGGCGTGAAGGCGATATTCGCGGAAAAGGAGGCCGGCACGGCCGTCTTGCGCCGCGGATTTGCGCTGACGCCGTCGGATCGCGTGCTTGTGGTTGAGGACGTGATCACGACCGGCGGTTCGGTTCAGGAGATCCTAGCGATCGCCCGCGCGAGCGGCGCGGAGATAGTCGGCGTCGGCGCGATTGTGCGGCGAGGCGATGCCGATTTCAGCGTGCCGGCGGTCGCGCTGCTCGAGATGCCGATCGTCTCCTACGACCAGGCCGCGTGTCCGCAGTGCCGGGCCGGCGAGCCTATCGCCGATCCCGGATCGCGCCGCAGCTAGGAACCTGCACAGGGCAAGCGTAGTAGGTGATCGAGTGATTCAGAGTACCGCGAGTCCTACGAACTGGCGTCGCATCGCCATTGTTGCCGGCGTTCTCATCCTTTTTGCGCTGGCGCTGTGGTTTGCCGCACGGATTCCCAAGACGATCACGATCTTCGTCATTGCGGCGTTCCTCGCGTCCGCAGTTCACCCAATCTCCAAGAAACTCGAGCAGCGGCGGGTTCCGCGCCCGCTCGCCATTACGATCGTCTTTACGGTGCTGCTGGTGGTCGTAGTCGTCGGCATCGTCGTCGTCATGCCGATGTTGTTCGCGCAATCGCAGGTGCTGCTCAACAGCACGCCGGGTTACATTCAACAGGCTGAAAAGTGGACCATCGATCTGCAAGCGATGGTCAAACAGCGCTTTCCGAGTGTAAATATTCCGACCCAGGTGTTCAACGTGCAGCAATTTAGCGTCGACAAGGTGACGGCTATATTTACCACGGGGCTAGCTTCGGTCGGAGCGATGGCCCTCAACGTTGCCACGGCCGCGTTCATCGCTATCTCCGCTTTAATCTTATCGGTCTTCATGCTGCTCAACCAGAACCAGTTGGCGCAAGGATTTGCAGCGCTCTTTCCGACCCGGCGGCGCCAGACCGCGCTGACTCTAGCGAGCCAGGCGGCGCACGTTTTTGGCAGCTACATCTCCGGCGAAGTGATCGTCTGCACCATCACCGGCGTCGTCATCGCTGCGATAACGGCGATCTTCGGTTTCAAGTTCGCGCTGCTCTTCGGGTTGATCTGCGCCATCTCGTACGCGGTGCCGATCGTCGGCATGATCGCCGCGCATCTCGCGGGTCTTGTTCTGGCCGCACCGCAGGGCGTCGGCATGATCGTCTGGGTTGAAGTCGTGACGTTCATCGTCGCGCGCATCAGCGACAATGTTCTCGTGCCGAAGATCATGGGCGAGAGCATCGGCGTCTCGCCTATCGGCGTCATGTTTGCGGTCTTTGCCGGCGGCGAGCTCTTTGGGCTGCCGGGTTTGATACTTGGAATTCCGGCTGCCGCGCTCCTCAAGCTTATCTGGGGATACTTCATCGGTCCGTGGCTGCACGCGCAGATCGAGTTCGCCGATCTGGCCACGCCGTTGCCCGCAGCTTCCCCGCCGCCGCCTCCGACTTGACGAAGCAATTCGTTTCTGAGCCGCTGCGCGCACTAAGCGAATCGTTTGATGCGGGAGCGATGGTTCAGGGCGAGCCCGGCCTGCCTTCGGCCTTTGAGTGGCGCGCCGAGACGCTGGAAATAAAAGCCGTTCTCAAGGTGTGGCGTTCGACCAAAGAAGATCGCGGCGATAATTATCTGGCCCGGCACTGGTATGAAATAGAAACAACCGACGGCCGGCACTGCACGATCTATTTCGATCGCCAAGCCAAAGCAGGCAAACACCGCTGGTGGCTCTACACTGTGTCTCCTGACGCTTTGTCATCCTGAGGTATCGGGTTGTCATCCTGAGGTATCGGGTTGTCATGGTGAGGTATCGAACCACCCCGAGGTAACGAGGGGCCTCACATACTGTCCGGCGCACTCACCCCGATCAAACTCAGCACCCGCGCCAGCACCGTTTGCGTTGCGATGCATAGGCTCAGACGCGCAATGCGTTCGTCGCGATCCTCGGTGAGGATCTTGCACTCCGTATAAAACTGGTGAAAGTCTGAAGCAACGTCCCGCGCATACCGCGTTAGCCGGTGGGGCGCGAGCTGCTCGGCGACGTTGCGCGCGAGACGCGGCAGCTCCGCGATGCGGCGCGCGAGCGCCAGTTCGGCCGAATGCGTGAGCGTCGCGAGCGAACCGCCCGCTCGCGCGGCCGTCACGTCCGCGGCATCCGCGTTTCTGAAGACCGACGCGATGCGCGCGTGACCATATTGCACGTAGTACACCGGATTCTCGTTGCTGGCTTCCTTTGCGAGCTTCAGGTCGAAGGTCAGCGGCGACTCCGGCGCGGGCAACACGAAGAAGAAACGCGCGGCATCCAGTCCGACTTCGTCCAGAATGTCGTCGAGCGTAACGATTTGGCCCGCGCGCTTGCTCATGCTCACCTGCTCGTCGCCGCGCATCAGCGTGATCTGCTGCGCGATGAGCGCGTCGAGGCGGTCGCGGCTGTACCCAAGCGCCTCGGCTAAACCTTTGAGCCTACCGATGTATCCGTGGTGATCCGGCCCCAAGATGTCGATGACGCGATCGGAGCGCTGCAACTTGTCGTAATGGTAAGCCACGTCCGTGCAGAAATAGGTCGGCCGGCCGTCGCTGCGGACGAGCACGCGATCCTTGTCGTCGCCGAATTGCGTCGCGCGAAAATAAATGGCGCCGTCCTGTTCGTAGGTGACCTTGTCGTCGATGAGGCGCTGCAAGCCGGCTTGCACGCGGCCCGTGTCGTGCAGTTCTTTCTCACTCTGCCAGCGATCGAAGTGCACGCCGAAACGCGCGATCGTTTCCTGCTGCTCCGCGACGAGCGTGTCGCGCCCGCTTTGCGAGAAGTAGGGAAGCCACGCGCCTTCGGGCTCGTTAATCCAGCGTTTTCCGTCGGCGTCCGCGATGGCGCGTGCGACCGGCACAAGGTACTCGCCGGGATAACCCTCGTCCGGAAACGGAAACGCCGGATCGAAGATCTGGCGGTAGCGCGCGTATAGCGATCGGCCGAGCGTCTCAAGCTGCCCGCCGGCATCGTTGATGATCCATTCGGTGAAGACGTCGTAGCCGCAAAACTTCATCGTGTTGGCGAGCGTCGCGCCGATGCTGCACGTACGTCCCTGCACGACGACGAGCGGGCCGGTCGGATTGGCGCTTCCGAACTCGAGCGAGATGCGAACGTTCTGTGGCGTGCTTTGGCCGAAGTCCGACCCTTCGCGCACGATTTGCGCGACCGCCGCCTGCCAGATCTCCGGCTGGAACCGAACGTTGATGAATCCGGCTGTAGCCGATATTTCGGCGAAGAGTTCGCCGAGCTTGGGCGCTCGCGTCTGCAAGTCGGCGATGAGCGCAGTTGCGACTTGCTGCGGCGCGCTGCGGGCGACGCGCGCCAACGAAAACGCGGCATTCGTCGAAAAATCTCCGAACTCGGGACGGCGCGGCGCTTCGAAGCTAATGTCGGTTCCGGGCGCGTCGGTATAACGCGCGGTAATGACCTCGCTCAAGGCGCTGGAGAAAATCGAAAGCGCGGCGTCCGGAAGGACCGGACCCCCGTCAGTGATGGTACGGCTCACTACGCGCGATCTTCGCCGCCCGGTAGAGCTGTTCCAGCACGAGCATGCGCGCCCACTCGTGCAAAAACGTCAGCTTGGAAAGCGACCAGACGAAACCGGCGCGATCGCGCACGGCTTTAGATGCTCCGAAGGTTCCGGCGACGACCAGCGTCAGATGGTTTGAGTCGCGCTCGAGTCCGACGATTCTCTTGCTGAGCGCTTCGCTGGTTAATTCGGTCCCTGTCCGATCGAGCAGCCAGAGCGAGCCTTTGCCGAGCGCGCGCAGAATGCGCTCGCCTTCCTCGCCGATCGCCTTTTCCGGATCGGAACCGCTCGAAGACCGCACTTCCACGATCTCCAGCCGGTGATAGGCCGCGAGGCGCTTTTGAAATTCCCGGCAGATCGCCGCGACCGCTGGGTCGCGAAGCTTGCCGACCGCGACGACGCGCAGATGCATGGGCGGGGGTTCGCAACGCGGCTCGACGGCTCCGTGTTAAAAGCTGTCATGCAGCAGCTGGCCTTGTTCGGAGCGGGCGAGCGCGTTTTCGCCGATGACGAGAGCGGGACGTTTGCGTATTACCCGGCGCTTCTCGACGCGGCCGAGAGCCGGCGTCTCTTCGAGCACCTGTCGCAAAGCTTGACGTGGAGTCAGGACTCGATGTGGATGTACGACCACACCGTCGCCGTTCCGCGTCTGCACGCGCATTTTGCCGAAGGCGAATCTCTGCCGGAGCACGTGGAAGAGGCCCGCGCGCGTGTCGAGCGCCGCCTGAACGACCGCTTCAATTCGGTGCACTTGCAATACTATCGCGACGCCAATGACAGCGTCTCGTGGCATAGCGACCACACCGAAGATTTAATCGACCAGGGCATGGTCGCGATCGTGAGTCTGGGCGCAGTGCGCGAGATGCGCGTGCGTAGCAAGTCGCGGCCGCGGCGCACGTTTACGTGCCTGCTCGAGCCGGGCAGTCTTTTCGTCATGGCCGGGCGCGCGCAAGAGTTTTGGGAGCACCACATTCCAAAGCTGCGGCAGCCGGTCACGCCGCGCATCAGTATCACTTTCCGGCAGAAGCGATAGCGTAGCGCAAGCCGGCGCGTGATTCGATCCGGCCCTCCAGCTCCAAAATTGAAAGCGCCGACAACAGCGGTGCCGCATTTTCACCCGACTGCAAGCACAATTCATCGAGTGTCGTTTCGCCGGCTTTTAAAATGCGCAGGATCTTGGCTTGCAGCGGGTTATCGGGTTCTGCGCATTGCGGGAGCGGCGCGAGTGGCAGTTTCACCAAATGCAGATCGTCGAGCACGTCTTGCGCATTGCGTGCGAGCGTGACGCCGTCGCGAATCAGTGCGTGGCAGCCGGCGACGTGCCGCCGATCGACGTCGCCCGGCACGGCGAAGACCGGAATTCGGCCCGCCGCCCAACCCGCTGTATTGAGCGCGCCGCTGCGCGCGGGCGCTTCAATAACCACGACGGCATCGGCAAGTGCGGCCACCACTCCGTTGCGTTGCAAGAACTGACTCGGAAACGCGGGATGGTCCGGCGGAAACGGCGAGAGCACGCCGCCGCCTGCTGCCAGCATGCGTTCCGCAAGTTGCTGATTGCGCTTCGGAAAGAAGTGATGATGGCCACCGCCGAGCACGCCGATCGTGATCGCCTTTGCATCGAGCGCGCCTTCATGCGCGGCTGCGTCAATGCCCAGAGCGAGTCCGGAGATGATGCAGCACCCTGCGCCGCCGAGTTCGCTCGCAAAATGCTTGGCGGTCGCGCGTCCGTAGGCCGATGCGGCGCGCGTGCCGACAATTGCAATCGTCGGCCGGCGCAATCCGTCGAGTTCGCCGGTAACCCAGAGCCCTTCGAAGATGGCTGCCAGCGATCGCTCCGGGCGCAACGCTTCGAAATCCGGACGGGGCCGCCAGAGTGGATTCTCCATACCGCCCCTTCACGCGCGAGGGGGCCGGCGGAAAGGGTGGTCCTGCCGCCCAGGGGCAATTCCCTCGTCGTCACGAGGGGGAAAGTCGGGTACGCTTGGGAATAGGGGGGCCAACCCGGCAGGCTTCCCATAGCCGGCGAAGGTTTTGAGAGGAATCGAACGTGGCAGCTGAAGCGTACTGTGTGAAATGCAAGACCAAACGTGAAATGAAAGACGCCGTTCAGATCACCATGAAGAACGGCCGCCCGGCGACTGAGGGCAAGTGCCCGGTCTGCGGGACGAAGATGTTCAAGATCGGGGCATCGAGCTAACCGAGCCTCGAGCACGAACCCAACCGGCGAGCATTGCTCGCCGGTTTTTCTTTGCCACCCACTAGGGACATTAAGGTCGCGCTTTGCACCGCAACCGATAGTGGCTTATAATGGGGTGACCCACAATATGTTGGGTCGTCCCGTGAGGGCTTGCCGCTGATCTGTCCTACTTGCCGGAAAAACGAAACGCGCGTCGTCGACTCCCGCGACGACGAGAGCGTGGTTCGGCGCCGGCGTGAATGTCTGGACCCGCGCTGCAAACACCGCTTTACCACCTACGAGCGGATGGAAGCGCCGCGCCTTTTCGTGGTCAAGAAAGACTCGCGCCGCGAGCAGTTCAGCCGCGAAAAGATTTTGGCCGGCCTGCGGCGCGCGTGTGAAAAGCGCCCCGTCTCCGAGGCGCAGATGGAAGCCGTGGCTGCGGCCCTCGAGCGCGATCTCTTCGCGCGCGGCGAGAGCGAAGTTCCCGCGACGCTGATCGGCGAGAAGCTCATGGACGCGTTGCGCACGCTCGACAAGGTGGCGTACATCCGCTTCGCCAGCGTCTATCGCCAGTTTCGCGACGTCGAAAGCTTTCAGGAAGAGTTGGCATCGCTGCTTGCTAAATGAGCGACCATGGCTTCGGTCACGGTCGCTCTCAAGAGATTACCTGAAGGCGAAGGACTCCCACTTCCACAGTACATGAGCGACCGAGCCGCGGGCGCGGATCTCTGCGCCGCGGTGCACGAGGAGCTGACGTTGCTTCCAGGTGCTCGCGCTCTTATTCCAACCGGCTTTGCAATCGCGCTTCCCGACGGATATGAAGGTCAGGTCCGTCCGCGCAGCGGCCTGGCCATGCGTCACGGTGTGACCTGTTTGAATTCGCCCGGCACGATCGATTCCGATTACCGCGGTCCGGTCTGCGTGGTGCTCGCGAATCTTGGGACTGAACCATTTGTCGTGCGCCGTGGCGATCGAATCGCGCAGCTGGTCGTTGCGCCGGTCGCGCAAGCGCGCTTCGATCTTATCGAAGAGTTGCCGGAGACCGCACGCGCCGCCGCCGGCTTCGGCAGCACCGGATGAAAGTCTATATCGTCGGCGCCGGGGCCGTCGGCACATACCTCGGCGATCTGCTGCAGAGCGTGAACGTTGAGGTGACCTATGCGCCGCGCGATTTGGCGGCGGTGACGCCGGTCGACGCCGACGTTGCGATTGTCGCCGTAAAAGCATATGACACCGACGGTGCGATCGAGACGTTGCGCAAGGCGATCGCTTATCCGCAGAAGTGCGTCTTCGTCAGCCCGCAAAACGGGATCGGCAATGAGGAGAAGTTGGCTGCGGCGTTCGGTGAAGACAACGTCGTCGCGGCGGCGCTCACCGTTCCCGTCGATCGCGACCGGGCAAACGGTCATGGCCGGGCGATGAAAGAGGGCGGGCTCGCATTCGCGCCGCTGGGAAAGAACGCGTATAATTGGCTCCCCGCGGCCTTCGCCAGCACCGGGCTCAAAGTGCAAGTCGTTGCGGACTGGCGCGCGTTAAAGTGGTCCAAGCTCGCGCTGAACATCGTCGCCAATGCGAGTTGCGCGATCCTCAACGTGCTGCCGAACCGGCTCGTTCATTACGACGAAATCTTCA encodes:
- a CDS encoding dihydroorotate dehydrogenase; translation: MSRGSVDLSVTIGSLQLPYPTLMASGCYGSGEEFEPFVDLAQIGAVVLKSVTRAPRLGNPMPRLVATPAGMLNAIGLQNPGIDWYLEHEVAKFAKRPSAVIGSVAAFSVDDYAYVTERLAARDEIAAIELNISCPNVASEGETFACDPDLTAKVVRAVRGVTGKTLIVKLSPNVTDLAAIAASAEAAGADALAVINTLRGMSIDVNAWKPRLGNVTGGLSGPAIRPVAVLAVYEAARAVAIPIIGQGGIETISDALEFFLAGASAIAIGTANFTDPRIPVRIVDELRDYLTARGHSSLSEIVGKANVGFATPFQYEGGEG
- the pyrF gene encoding orotidine-5'-phosphate decarboxylase — protein: MAQLVVALDVPTAGHAERLIDELYELDVLFKVGLEALYGYGDRIFAHMAARDVRHFIDAKLHDIPRTAGAAARQLVRPGTHIINVHAIGGNDMMRAVVDAAGERADELGITEPHVFAVTMLTSIGAEDLNELGFHGGIGENTMRLSALARDAGCSGVVCSAHEVRDLKRYFGEDFLTLTPGIRPGGAVHGDQKRVTTPAEAVAAGADYLVVGRPITEASEPLEAAKAILEEMR
- the pyrE gene encoding orotate phosphoribosyltransferase, which gives rise to MTLDLERELRERGALLDGHFRLSSGRHSNRFIQKFRILEDPRLVEPLARRIADAFAATRPTVVLSAAVGGIILGYEVARALGVKAIFAEKEAGTAVLRRGFALTPSDRVLVVEDVITTGGSVQEILAIARASGAEIVGVGAIVRRGDADFSVPAVALLEMPIVSYDQAACPQCRAGEPIADPGSRRS
- a CDS encoding AI-2E family transporter, whose protein sequence is MIQSTASPTNWRRIAIVAGVLILFALALWFAARIPKTITIFVIAAFLASAVHPISKKLEQRRVPRPLAITIVFTVLLVVVVVGIVVVMPMLFAQSQVLLNSTPGYIQQAEKWTIDLQAMVKQRFPSVNIPTQVFNVQQFSVDKVTAIFTTGLASVGAMALNVATAAFIAISALILSVFMLLNQNQLAQGFAALFPTRRRQTALTLASQAAHVFGSYISGEVIVCTITGVVIAAITAIFGFKFALLFGLICAISYAVPIVGMIAAHLAGLVLAAPQGVGMIVWVEVVTFIVARISDNVLVPKIMGESIGVSPIGVMFAVFAGGELFGLPGLILGIPAAALLKLIWGYFIGPWLHAQIEFADLATPLPAASPPPPPT
- a CDS encoding DUF6504 family protein; amino-acid sequence: MTKQFVSEPLRALSESFDAGAMVQGEPGLPSAFEWRAETLEIKAVLKVWRSTKEDRGDNYLARHWYEIETTDGRHCTIYFDRQAKAGKHRWWLYTVSPDALSS
- the argS gene encoding arginine--tRNA ligase, whose protein sequence is MSRTITDGGPVLPDAALSIFSSALSEVITARYTDAPGTDISFEAPRRPEFGDFSTNAAFSLARVARSAPQQVATALIADLQTRAPKLGELFAEISATAGFINVRFQPEIWQAAVAQIVREGSDFGQSTPQNVRISLEFGSANPTGPLVVVQGRTCSIGATLANTMKFCGYDVFTEWIINDAGGQLETLGRSLYARYRQIFDPAFPFPDEGYPGEYLVPVARAIADADGKRWINEPEGAWLPYFSQSGRDTLVAEQQETIARFGVHFDRWQSEKELHDTGRVQAGLQRLIDDKVTYEQDGAIYFRATQFGDDKDRVLVRSDGRPTYFCTDVAYHYDKLQRSDRVIDILGPDHHGYIGRLKGLAEALGYSRDRLDALIAQQITLMRGDEQVSMSKRAGQIVTLDDILDEVGLDAARFFFVLPAPESPLTFDLKLAKEASNENPVYYVQYGHARIASVFRNADAADVTAARAGGSLATLTHSAELALARRIAELPRLARNVAEQLAPHRLTRYARDVASDFHQFYTECKILTEDRDERIARLSLCIATQTVLARVLSLIGVSAPDSM
- a CDS encoding 23S rRNA (pseudouridine(1915)-N(3))-methyltransferase RlmH — translated: MHLRVVAVGKLRDPAVAAICREFQKRLAAYHRLEIVEVRSSSGSDPEKAIGEEGERILRALGKGSLWLLDRTGTELTSEALSKRIVGLERDSNHLTLVVAGTFGASKAVRDRAGFVWSLSKLTFLHEWARMLVLEQLYRAAKIARSEPYHH
- a CDS encoding alpha-ketoglutarate-dependent dioxygenase AlkB, which produces MQQLALFGAGERVFADDESGTFAYYPALLDAAESRRLFEHLSQSLTWSQDSMWMYDHTVAVPRLHAHFAEGESLPEHVEEARARVERRLNDRFNSVHLQYYRDANDSVSWHSDHTEDLIDQGMVAIVSLGAVREMRVRSKSRPRRTFTCLLEPGSLFVMAGRAQEFWEHHIPKLRQPVTPRISITFRQKR
- a CDS encoding DNA-processing protein DprA, which produces MENPLWRPRPDFEALRPERSLAAIFEGLWVTGELDGLRRPTIAIVGTRAASAYGRATAKHFASELGGAGCCIISGLALGIDAAAHEGALDAKAITIGVLGGGHHHFFPKRNQQLAERMLAAGGGVLSPFPPDHPAFPSQFLQRNGVVAALADAVVVIEAPARSGALNTAGWAAGRIPVFAVPGDVDRRHVAGCHALIRDGVTLARNAQDVLDDLHLVKLPLAPLPQCAEPDNPLQAKILRILKAGETTLDELCLQSGENAAPLLSALSILELEGRIESRAGLRYAIASAGK
- a CDS encoding DUF5679 domain-containing protein; translation: MKCKTKREMKDAVQITMKNGRPATEGKCPVCGTKMFKIGASS
- the nrdR gene encoding transcriptional regulator NrdR; amino-acid sequence: MPLICPTCRKNETRVVDSRDDESVVRRRRECLDPRCKHRFTTYERMEAPRLFVVKKDSRREQFSREKILAGLRRACEKRPVSEAQMEAVAAALERDLFARGESEVPATLIGEKLMDALRTLDKVAYIRFASVYRQFRDVESFQEELASLLAK
- the dut gene encoding dUTP diphosphatase, with amino-acid sequence MASVTVALKRLPEGEGLPLPQYMSDRAAGADLCAAVHEELTLLPGARALIPTGFAIALPDGYEGQVRPRSGLAMRHGVTCLNSPGTIDSDYRGPVCVVLANLGTEPFVVRRGDRIAQLVVAPVAQARFDLIEELPETARAAAGFGSTG
- a CDS encoding ketopantoate reductase C-terminal domain-containing protein, yielding MKVYIVGAGAVGTYLGDLLQSVNVEVTYAPRDLAAVTPVDADVAIVAVKAYDTDGAIETLRKAIAYPQKCVFVSPQNGIGNEEKLAAAFGEDNVVAAALTVPVDRDRANGHGRAMKEGGLAFAPLGKNAYNWLPAAFASTGLKVQVVADWRALKWSKLALNIVANASCAILNVLPNRLVHYDEIFTLEIRAIREVRAVMHAMNISPIDLPRYPVRAMQGIATLPSPVSRKLLSSRVAGARGTKPPSLLLDLRAGKAQTEVDFLNGAVAVAGREHGVRTPVNAVYSRVLEDIAHMPQLWAKYREHPDTLAAEVAAEVKRVRALART